In Ancalomicrobiaceae bacterium S20, the following proteins share a genomic window:
- a CDS encoding cation-translocating P-type ATPase: protein MDGQNAETPGLSEAEARRRLAAEGPNELGDPERHALYQIALSALTEPMSALLVAGSILYFLLGDTTEAIVLFLFTTFSIVITVVQEARTEHILDRLRDLTAPTALALRDGQRRRLPARELVRGDVVFLGEGDRVPADLRLVGARDLAIDESLLTGESVPVAKTLTTAAAATDGDPTSARAGTLVVRGSGQGVVTATGARSEVGQIGRSLALLEPEAPRLRAETRQVVLLFALGGGAVSVAAVLLFGLLRGGWLEALLSGIALGMAMLPEEFPLVLTVFVAMGAWRISRVRVLARRGDAVEALGATTVLCTDKTGTLTENRMSIAALHLPDGRAFGVTVPAGPATAELRSVLAAGVLASARHPHDPMELAFHDLADAWGLEPASALALEHEWGLDAGLLAVTRVWRRPDGSRLVAAKGAPEAIAMLCRADDAARAALGDAVAAMAEAGLRVLAIAEAEAAPGALPARPTDLAFRLLGLVGLADPLRASVPAAVAACRKAGVEVVMITGDHPATARAIATGAGLGDGEVVTGAALEQMSDEALGARLAGIRVFARVRPEQKLRIVRAYAARGEVVAMTGDGVNDAPSLKAAHIGIAMGKRGTDVAREAAALVLLDDDFGAIVAAIRLGRRIWDNLKKAMAFVVAVHIPIAGLALLPFLFDLPILFGPIHIALLEMVIDPVCSIVFEAEPEEEDVMARPPRDPQTPLLSTRLIAWGAVQGVIGLVLVAAVEFWAIWRGMPIDEVRALSFFSLVCVVISFVFVGRTFGTHGFGLIRRPNPALAIVMLAMTLVLGLSLVWPDARALFRFGPLHADDLAVTVASGVGAVVLLEAIKGIARRWLA from the coding sequence ATGGATGGGCAGAACGCCGAGACGCCGGGACTGAGCGAGGCTGAAGCCCGGCGGCGCCTCGCCGCCGAGGGGCCGAACGAGCTCGGCGATCCCGAGCGCCACGCGCTCTACCAGATCGCCCTGAGCGCGCTCACCGAGCCGATGTCGGCGCTGCTCGTCGCCGGCAGCATCCTCTACTTCCTGCTCGGCGACACGACCGAGGCGATCGTCCTGTTCCTGTTCACGACGTTCTCGATCGTCATCACCGTCGTGCAGGAGGCGCGGACCGAGCACATCCTCGATCGCCTGCGCGATCTGACGGCGCCGACCGCTCTCGCGTTGCGCGACGGCCAGCGACGCCGCCTGCCGGCGCGGGAGCTGGTGCGCGGCGACGTCGTGTTCCTCGGCGAGGGCGACCGCGTGCCGGCCGATTTGCGGCTCGTCGGCGCGCGTGATCTCGCGATCGACGAGTCGCTGCTGACCGGCGAGTCGGTGCCCGTGGCCAAGACGCTGACCACCGCGGCCGCGGCCACCGACGGCGACCCGACCAGCGCGCGCGCCGGCACGCTGGTGGTGCGCGGCTCCGGCCAAGGCGTCGTCACGGCGACCGGAGCACGCAGCGAAGTCGGGCAGATCGGCCGGAGCCTCGCCCTGCTCGAACCGGAGGCGCCGCGGTTGCGCGCCGAGACCCGGCAGGTCGTGCTGCTGTTCGCGCTTGGCGGCGGGGCGGTGTCCGTGGCCGCGGTGCTGCTGTTCGGGCTCCTGCGCGGCGGCTGGCTCGAAGCGCTGCTCTCGGGCATCGCGCTCGGCATGGCGATGCTGCCGGAGGAATTCCCGCTGGTGCTGACCGTGTTCGTCGCGATGGGGGCGTGGCGGATCTCGCGCGTGCGCGTGCTCGCCCGCCGCGGCGACGCGGTCGAAGCGCTCGGCGCGACCACCGTGCTGTGCACCGACAAGACCGGCACCCTGACCGAGAACCGCATGTCGATCGCGGCGCTGCACCTGCCGGACGGTCGGGCGTTCGGGGTGACGGTGCCGGCTGGTCCGGCCACAGCCGAGCTTCGCAGCGTTCTCGCCGCGGGCGTGCTCGCCTCGGCGCGTCATCCGCACGATCCGATGGAACTCGCCTTCCACGATCTCGCCGATGCCTGGGGGCTCGAACCGGCTTCCGCCTTGGCGCTGGAACACGAATGGGGCCTCGATGCCGGGCTCCTGGCGGTCACGCGCGTCTGGCGGCGGCCGGACGGCAGCCGTCTCGTCGCCGCCAAGGGTGCCCCCGAGGCGATCGCCATGCTCTGCCGCGCCGACGACGCCGCGCGCGCGGCCCTCGGCGACGCGGTCGCGGCGATGGCCGAGGCCGGACTGCGCGTGCTGGCCATCGCGGAGGCCGAGGCGGCGCCGGGCGCCCTGCCCGCGCGGCCGACCGATCTCGCTTTCCGCCTGCTCGGCCTCGTCGGCCTCGCCGATCCGCTCCGGGCGAGCGTGCCCGCCGCCGTCGCCGCCTGCCGCAAGGCCGGGGTCGAGGTGGTCATGATCACCGGCGACCATCCGGCGACCGCGCGCGCGATCGCGACCGGCGCCGGTCTCGGCGACGGCGAGGTCGTGACCGGCGCCGCACTCGAGCAGATGAGCGACGAGGCGCTCGGCGCCCGCCTCGCGGGCATCCGGGTGTTCGCGCGCGTGCGGCCCGAGCAGAAGCTGCGGATCGTCCGCGCCTATGCCGCGCGCGGCGAGGTCGTCGCGATGACCGGCGACGGCGTCAACGACGCACCGTCGCTGAAGGCGGCGCATATCGGCATCGCCATGGGCAAGCGCGGCACCGATGTCGCGCGCGAGGCGGCGGCGCTGGTGCTGCTCGACGACGACTTCGGCGCCATCGTCGCCGCGATCCGGCTCGGCCGCCGGATCTGGGACAATCTCAAGAAGGCGATGGCCTTCGTGGTCGCCGTCCATATCCCGATCGCCGGTCTGGCCCTGCTGCCCTTCCTGTTCGACCTGCCGATCCTGTTCGGACCGATTCACATCGCGCTCCTGGAAATGGTCATCGATCCGGTCTGCTCGATCGTGTTCGAGGCCGAACCGGAAGAGGAGGACGTGATGGCGCGGCCGCCGCGGGATCCGCAGACGCCGCTTCTGTCGACCCGGCTCATCGCCTGGGGCGCGGTGCAGGGCGTGATCGGCCTCGTGCTGGTCGCGGCGGTCGAGTTTTGGGCGATCTGGCGCGGCATGCCGATCGACGAGGTCCGCGCGCTCAGCTTCTTCTCGCTGGTCTGCGTGGTGATCAGCTTCGTCTTCGTCGGTCGCACCTTCGGCACCCACGGCTTCGGCCTGATCCGCCGGCCCAATCCGGCGCTCGCCATCGTCATGCTGGCGATGACGCTGGTGCTCGGACTGTCGCTCGTCTGGCCGGACGCGCGGGCGCTGTTCCGGTTCGGGCCGCTGCATGCCGACGATCTCGCCGTCACGGTCGCCAGCGGCGTCGGCGCGGTGGTCCTGCTGGAAGCGATCAAGGGCATCGCCCGGCGGTGGCTGGCCTGA
- a CDS encoding LysR substrate-binding domain-containing protein produces the protein MHRLRSLVSSANSLFVFEAAARRRSFTAAAEELNISQPAVSKTIKRLEEASELKLFRREHTRLELTAEGARLYKEVQQAFDHLHQVMTSLRTKHSHDTVRVSFSASFVQLWLLPRLGDFKASHPDVSLRIAESSRDDLDLNEEDIDISARLGRGRWPGVETWHLVTEEIIPVCSPAYLKAHGPIAAPADLLGHPLLHFEERHRDRLSWRGWLTSHGVSLPRARHDLVFTDALGSIEAAALGQGVALGWKHLVHDHVRAGKLVYPLPTIHRSGEAIHLVMAAGRPPKPGAVLFRDWMLAQGADAPVALTVG, from the coding sequence ATGCACCGTCTGCGCTCGCTGGTTTCCTCGGCCAACTCGCTCTTCGTCTTCGAAGCCGCCGCGCGGCGGCGCAGCTTCACGGCAGCGGCCGAGGAGCTGAACATCAGCCAACCGGCCGTCAGCAAGACGATCAAGCGGCTCGAGGAAGCCTCCGAGCTGAAGCTGTTCCGCCGCGAGCACACGCGGCTGGAACTGACCGCGGAGGGGGCTCGGCTCTACAAGGAGGTGCAGCAGGCCTTCGACCATCTACACCAGGTCATGACCTCGCTCCGGACGAAGCACTCGCACGATACGGTGCGGGTGTCGTTCTCGGCCTCCTTCGTGCAGCTCTGGCTGCTGCCGCGGCTCGGCGATTTCAAGGCCAGCCACCCCGACGTCTCGCTGCGCATCGCGGAGAGCAGTCGCGACGATCTCGACCTGAACGAGGAGGATATCGACATTTCCGCCCGGCTCGGACGCGGCCGATGGCCGGGCGTCGAGACATGGCACTTGGTGACCGAGGAGATCATCCCGGTCTGCAGCCCGGCGTACCTGAAGGCACACGGGCCGATCGCCGCGCCCGCCGATCTGCTCGGTCACCCGCTCCTGCATTTCGAGGAGCGGCATCGCGATCGTCTGAGCTGGCGCGGCTGGCTGACGAGCCATGGCGTGTCGCTGCCGCGAGCCCGGCACGATCTCGTCTTCACCGACGCGCTCGGCTCGATCGAGGCCGCCGCTCTCGGCCAGGGCGTCGCGCTCGGCTGGAAACACCTCGTCCACGACCATGTGCGCGCCGGCAAGCTCGTCTATCCGCTGCCGACGATCCATCGCAGCGGCGAGGCGATCCATCTGGTCATGGCGGCGGGGCGGCCGCCGAAGCCGGGCGCGGTGCTGTTTCGGGACTGGATGCTGGCGCAGGGCGCGGATGCGCCGGTCGCTCTCACTGTCGGTTGA
- a CDS encoding GlxA family transcriptional regulator, protein MTSARQAPQRLTIGFVLAKDFTMSAFALFIDTIRLAADEGDRSGKVRCDWNVLSSGGHLIRSSTGVQVAPTARLGDPTRYCYIVVVGGLLRDPEPLDAECVAFLKRADVARVPIVGICTGAFILARHGLMDRRQACVSWLHYQQFKDEFPNIDVRADRMFVVDRDRITCCGGSGAADVAAYIVEERLGPKIKQKALQVLQIEKARPASDPQPRTPVEINVQNARLKRALLLMEQNISEPLRIEELARTCNVSVRNLERIFTAELGATPADAYKRIRLDMARKLVVDTDRPLTDIALSTGFCHPSSFSHGFKKLFGISPSRARAEARPAAAE, encoded by the coding sequence ATGACGTCCGCCCGCCAAGCACCGCAGCGGCTGACCATCGGTTTCGTCCTCGCCAAGGACTTCACCATGTCGGCCTTCGCGCTGTTCATCGACACGATCCGCCTCGCCGCCGACGAAGGCGACCGCAGCGGCAAGGTTCGCTGCGACTGGAACGTGCTGAGCAGCGGCGGCCACCTGATCCGGTCGAGCACCGGCGTGCAGGTGGCGCCGACCGCCCGGCTCGGCGATCCGACCCGCTATTGCTACATCGTGGTGGTCGGCGGCCTGCTGCGCGATCCCGAGCCGCTCGACGCCGAATGCGTCGCCTTCCTGAAGCGGGCCGATGTCGCCAGGGTTCCGATCGTCGGGATCTGCACCGGCGCCTTCATCCTGGCGCGGCACGGCCTGATGGACCGCAGGCAGGCCTGCGTGAGCTGGCTCCACTATCAGCAGTTCAAGGACGAATTCCCGAACATCGACGTGCGCGCCGACCGGATGTTCGTTGTCGACCGCGACCGCATCACCTGCTGCGGCGGATCCGGCGCGGCGGACGTCGCGGCCTATATCGTCGAAGAGCGGCTCGGGCCGAAGATTAAGCAGAAGGCGCTGCAGGTGCTGCAGATCGAGAAGGCGCGGCCGGCCTCCGATCCCCAGCCGCGCACGCCGGTCGAGATCAATGTGCAGAATGCGCGGCTCAAGCGGGCACTGCTCCTCATGGAGCAGAACATCTCCGAGCCCCTGCGGATCGAGGAACTGGCCCGGACCTGCAACGTCTCGGTCCGCAATCTCGAACGGATCTTCACCGCCGAACTGGGCGCGACGCCGGCCGACGCCTACAAGCGCATCCGCCTCGACATGGCGCGCAAGCTGGTTGTCGACACCGATCGCCCGCTGACCGACATCGCGCTCTCGACCGGCTTCTGTCATCCCTCGTCGTTCTCGCACGGCTTCAAGAAGCTCTTCGGCATCTCGCCGAGCCGCGCCCGGGCCGAGGCGCGACCCGCGGCAGCGGAATAG
- a CDS encoding FAD-dependent oxidoreductase: MQSHARAVVIGGGCVGAAILYGLAKRGWSDVVLLERTQLTAGSTWHAAGLIPSYARSRNIARMIAKTIEIYEGLEAETGQPVGWHKCGQLRIANSRDRLDEYKSYMSVAEAQGTRAHLLTPAEARQLWPLLDNRDMLAALHHSDDGHIAPADVTQAMAKGARDRGAKVELNTEVKGFERLASGEWKVITSKGDIVCEHVISATGNYARQTGAMLGLDIPAIPIVHQYWITDAVPEVIERKRQGLPEMPILRDEGFEGYLREEGDGLMFGPYEKTAELKLFAENGVPAWFGADLLPEDFDAVSWNWERALDLVPALSRVGIKANVRGPFQMTADELPLVGAAWGLDNVWLAEGVPGGILWGGAIGYYLSERIVEGANSLDMSELDPRRFGDYANKEWTRATVREAWGTHAEQHYPGESLEAARGQKTAPCYDILNRKGAVWGVLNGWEVPNWYAPEGIEAKDQLSWRWTAKGRYVGEEVHAVRNAVGLVEMTCMTKFEVSGPGAADWLDGILANRLPKTGRVALGHHLTRTGGVQAEYVVARLADDAFYLISTPRAERWNFDDLSKLLPKDGSVQLRNATNERGCFTIVGPRARDLLQGLTEIDLSNAAFPWFGVRSGTVGLASDVRLLRVNYEGELGWELYHPIAYQRHLLEALLTAGEAHGLRLIGMQALESLRLEKSYRAMYRDMNPELTAWESGLDRFIALDKGDFIGRDALVRQQQAGVRQRLVPIAIETDDASVIAHEGVYREGALVGRVTSGSYCYTLGHDVAFALLLSALGVPGTELAVPILGEMRKAQVIAEVPYDPDSARCRL; this comes from the coding sequence ATGCAAAGTCATGCGCGAGCCGTGGTCATCGGCGGCGGCTGCGTCGGGGCGGCCATTCTCTATGGCCTCGCCAAGCGCGGCTGGAGCGACGTGGTGCTCCTCGAACGCACGCAACTGACGGCCGGGTCGACCTGGCATGCGGCCGGACTGATCCCGTCCTATGCGCGCAGCCGCAACATCGCCCGCATGATCGCCAAGACGATCGAGATCTACGAGGGCCTCGAGGCCGAAACCGGCCAGCCCGTCGGCTGGCACAAGTGCGGCCAGCTGCGCATCGCCAATTCGCGCGACCGGCTCGATGAATACAAGAGCTACATGAGCGTCGCGGAGGCGCAGGGCACGCGCGCGCATCTGCTGACGCCCGCGGAGGCCCGCCAGCTCTGGCCGCTGCTCGACAACCGCGACATGCTCGCCGCCCTCCACCATTCCGACGACGGCCATATCGCGCCCGCCGACGTCACGCAGGCGATGGCCAAGGGCGCGCGCGACCGCGGCGCGAAGGTCGAGCTCAACACCGAGGTCAAGGGCTTCGAGCGGCTGGCGTCGGGCGAATGGAAAGTCATCACCAGCAAGGGCGACATCGTCTGCGAGCACGTCATCTCGGCGACCGGCAACTATGCCCGTCAGACCGGCGCCATGCTCGGCCTCGACATTCCCGCGATCCCGATCGTGCATCAGTACTGGATCACCGATGCGGTGCCGGAGGTGATCGAGCGCAAGCGCCAGGGCCTGCCGGAGATGCCGATCCTGCGCGACGAAGGCTTCGAGGGCTATCTGCGCGAGGAAGGCGACGGCCTGATGTTCGGCCCCTACGAGAAGACCGCCGAACTGAAGCTCTTCGCCGAGAACGGCGTGCCCGCCTGGTTCGGCGCCGACCTGCTGCCCGAGGACTTCGACGCGGTATCGTGGAACTGGGAGCGCGCGCTCGATCTCGTGCCGGCGCTCAGCCGTGTCGGGATCAAGGCCAATGTGCGCGGGCCGTTCCAGATGACCGCCGACGAGCTGCCGCTGGTCGGCGCGGCCTGGGGGCTCGACAATGTCTGGCTCGCCGAAGGCGTTCCGGGCGGCATCCTGTGGGGCGGAGCGATCGGCTACTACCTCTCGGAGCGGATCGTCGAGGGCGCCAACAGCCTCGACATGTCCGAGCTCGATCCACGCCGCTTCGGCGACTACGCCAACAAGGAATGGACCCGCGCCACCGTGCGCGAGGCCTGGGGCACCCATGCCGAGCAGCACTATCCCGGCGAGAGCCTCGAGGCGGCGCGCGGCCAGAAGACCGCGCCCTGCTACGACATCCTGAACCGCAAGGGCGCGGTCTGGGGCGTGCTGAACGGCTGGGAAGTGCCGAACTGGTACGCCCCCGAAGGGATCGAGGCGAAGGACCAGCTGAGCTGGCGCTGGACGGCAAAGGGCCGCTACGTCGGCGAGGAGGTCCATGCGGTGCGCAACGCCGTCGGCCTCGTCGAGATGACCTGCATGACCAAGTTCGAGGTCTCGGGTCCGGGCGCGGCCGACTGGCTGGACGGCATTCTCGCCAACCGCCTGCCGAAGACCGGCCGCGTCGCGCTCGGCCATCACCTGACCCGGACCGGCGGCGTCCAGGCGGAGTATGTCGTCGCCCGGCTCGCGGACGACGCCTTCTACCTGATCTCGACGCCGCGCGCCGAGCGTTGGAACTTCGACGATCTCTCGAAGCTCCTGCCCAAGGACGGCAGCGTCCAGCTGCGCAATGCCACCAACGAACGCGGCTGCTTCACGATCGTCGGCCCAAGGGCGCGCGATCTGCTGCAGGGGCTGACCGAGATCGACCTCTCCAACGCGGCGTTTCCCTGGTTCGGCGTGCGCTCGGGCACGGTCGGGCTTGCGAGCGACGTGCGGCTGCTGCGCGTCAACTACGAGGGCGAGCTCGGCTGGGAGCTCTATCATCCGATCGCCTATCAGCGGCACCTGTTGGAGGCCCTGCTGACGGCGGGCGAGGCGCATGGCTTGCGCCTGATCGGCATGCAGGCGCTCGAATCGTTGCGGCTCGAAAAGTCCTACCGCGCGATGTACCGCGACATGAACCCGGAACTGACCGCCTGGGAGAGCGGCCTCGATCGCTTCATCGCGCTCGACAAGGGCGACTTCATCGGCCGGGACGCGCTCGTGCGGCAGCAGCAGGCGGGCGTCCGCCAGCGTCTCGTCCCGATCGCCATCGAGACGGATGACGCGAGCGTAATCGCGCATGAGGGCGTCTATCGCGAGGGAGCGCTCGTCGGCCGCGTCACGTCCGGCAGCTACTGCTACACG